The Microbacterium trichothecenolyticum sequence TCCGACGCGCGTCACGCTGGAGTTCACCGCCGACGGCGAGCGATGGCGGGTCACCCGCTCGCCCGAGTTCGAACGACCGAAACGCCGCGGCGGCGGCACGACGAAAGAACCTCACCGGGCGCTTCTCGAGGTGCACGACGCGCAAGGCTGGACGGGGGTCGCGGCGCGCCCCGTCGACGTCGCCACCCGGCTCGGCGAGATCCTCGGCCTGAACCAGCAGCAGTTCCTGCAGGTCATCCTGCTGGCACAGAACCGCTTCGCCCGATTCCTCCTGGCCAAGAACGACGAGCGGCTGACACTGTTGCGCACGCTCTTCGGCACCCGGTCGTTCGAGCAGTACGCGCTCGCCCTCGACGATCGGCGCAAGCGCGCCCAGGAACGCCTTGCGGCCGACGCGGTCGAGGTGTCGACGTTGCTCGACGAAGCCGAGCGCCTGGCCGCCGAGCTCGACGCCGCCCCCGATGACAGGGGCCCCGGCGTTGCCGCAGACGTCGAGTCCGTCCATGACCTCGCCGTCGCTCCCGGCGCCGACGCGACCGCGGGGCCCGCGTCCGGCGGGATCCGCGAACGGCTCGCCGCGATCGTGCGCGCCGTCGAGCGCGCCGAGTACCGCGTCGAGACGCTGGGGCGTGAGCGTGAGAGCGCCGACATCGCGCTCGATGCCGCGCTCGCGCACGAGCGCGAGGCCACGACGCTGCACGAACGCCAGCGTGAGCGCGCGGCCGTGCGCGAGCAGCTCGCCGCGCTCGAGGCCGAGACCGCGCGGATCGCGGCGGCGCGCCGCGAAGCGACGGCAGCGGCCGAGGCCGAGGGCCTTCGGGGTCCGCTCGATGCCGTTGAGCGCGCTGTCGGTGCGACTGCCGCCGCGACCGGGCGCGCAGAAACGACCCTCGAACGCGCGCGGACCGCGGGCGAGATCGACCTGGCCGACGACGAAGCCCTCGCGGCACGAGCCGACGATCTGACCGCCGACCTGGCTCGCGGCGAGGCCGCCGCCGCGGCCGAGATCGCCCTGGTGGCCGCCGATGCCGACGTGGTACGCGTCTCCGCTCGCGTGGCGGCGATCGAGACCGAACGCGACGAGCTCGAAGCCGCACGCGCCGATGTGCCCGAGAAGCTCCGCACGCTCGACGATCGCTTGACGCAGCTCGAGGGTGCAGCCGACCGGCGCCGGGCGGCGGCGTCGACTCTCGATGAGACGCGCCAGCGCCTCGACGCCGCGCGTCAGGCCGCACGACTGCTCGCCCAGCGCGAGCAGGCCGATCTTGCCGCTCTCGTGCGCGCCGACGACCTGCAGAACGCCATCGAGGCGTGGACGACGCTCCTGCGGCGACGCTTGACCGGCGCCGCCGCCGAACTCGCACACGAGCTCGTCGACGGCGAGCCCTGCGCCGTATGCGGCTCCCGCGAGCACCCCGCGCCCGCGACGGGTGGAGAGTCCGCGGTCACCGACGACCAGGTGGCCGAGGCCGAGAACCGCAAGAACGCCGCGATCGACGCCGACCGGCTTGCCTCCGACGCGGCACGGATCGCCCGTGACGATCACGCCCTGGCCGCCGCCCGCGCGGGTGGTGAGACCGTCGAGACGCTCACCGAACGTCTGGCCGCGGCAGAGGCCGCCCTCGAGACGGCGACTGCAGAAGCCGCCGAGCGCGATGACCTGCACGCCGAGCGCTTGCGCGTCGTCGAGACGGACGCCGCCGTCGCGCGCCGCATCGATGCCCTCACCGCCGAGCTGGCGAACGCCCGGCAGGAAGCCGCGCTGGCTCGGCAGCGCGGCGATGCCCTGCGCGCCGACGTCGTCGCCGCGCGCGGCGACTTCGAGACCGTGGCTGCTCGTCAGCACGATCTGCAGACACGTCGGACCCTCATCCGCGATCTCGTCGGCGCGCGCGCCGATCTGCGCGCCGCGCGTGCCGCCCTGCGCGAGGCTGAGCAGGTCCTGCGCAACCTCATCGACGCGACGCCGTTCGACGATGCGGCGGCCGCCGCCGCGGCCCTTCGCCCCGCAGCCGAACGCCGACGCCTCGACACGACGGTGGCCGAGCACGAGGCGGCGGTCGCATCGACTCGGCGACGTCTGCTCGACCTCGAACTGGCGCTCGTCGAGAGGGGCGACGAGCCCGTCGACCTCACTCCGGTTCGCGCCTGCGTCGGGCGCGCCCGCGAGGCCGTCCAGCGAGCAGCTGCCGCGCACGCCGCGGCGCAGACCCTCGCCGATCGCCTGCGAGACCTCGCCCAGCGAGCCGATGCGGGTCACTCCGCCGTTGCCGCGCAGGCCGAGGAGTACGCGGTGGTGGCGCGCCTGGCCGACACCGTCGCCGGACGCGCTCCCAATACCCGTCGTATGACACTCGAGACGTTCGTGCTCGCGGCGGAGCTCGAAGAGATCGTGGTGGCGGCCAACCTTCGTCTCGAACAGATGTCGTCCGGCCGGTATCGGCTGCAGCACACCGACGCGCTCGC is a genomic window containing:
- a CDS encoding AAA family ATPase, with product MHRLELEGFGPFLDAQTVDFDAFADDGIFLITGRTGAGKSSVLDGVCYALYGGVPRYDGAERRLRSDHCMPDDPTRVTLEFTADGERWRVTRSPEFERPKRRGGGTTKEPHRALLEVHDAQGWTGVAARPVDVATRLGEILGLNQQQFLQVILLAQNRFARFLLAKNDERLTLLRTLFGTRSFEQYALALDDRRKRAQERLAADAVEVSTLLDEAERLAAELDAAPDDRGPGVAADVESVHDLAVAPGADATAGPASGGIRERLAAIVRAVERAEYRVETLGRERESADIALDAALAHEREATTLHERQRERAAVREQLAALEAETARIAAARREATAAAEAEGLRGPLDAVERAVGATAAATGRAETTLERARTAGEIDLADDEALAARADDLTADLARGEAAAAAEIALVAADADVVRVSARVAAIETERDELEAARADVPEKLRTLDDRLTQLEGAADRRRAAASTLDETRQRLDAARQAARLLAQREQADLAALVRADDLQNAIEAWTTLLRRRLTGAAAELAHELVDGEPCAVCGSREHPAPATGGESAVTDDQVAEAENRKNAAIDADRLASDAARIARDDHALAAARAGGETVETLTERLAAAEAALETATAEAAERDDLHAERLRVVETDAAVARRIDALTAELANARQEAALARQRGDALRADVVAARGDFETVAARQHDLQTRRTLIRDLVGARADLRAARAALREAEQVLRNLIDATPFDDAAAAAAALRPAAERRRLDTTVAEHEAAVASTRRRLLDLELALVERGDEPVDLTPVRACVGRAREAVQRAAAAHAAAQTLADRLRDLAQRADAGHSAVAAQAEEYAVVARLADTVAGRAPNTRRMTLETFVLAAELEEIVVAANLRLEQMSSGRYRLQHTDALAARGAASGLGLEIMDAFTGQCRPPHSLSGGETFLTSLALALGLAEVVTARAGGIRLDTLFIDEGFGSLDDDTLDLAMRTLDELRQGGRTVGVISHVASMRDQLPAQLRVTATPRGPSVIAQDAALIPS